The Roseisolibacter agri genome contains the following window.
GCCGCCCGCGTCGCCCGACTCCCACACGAGCTTCCCGCGCGGATCGACCGCGATCGCGTACGAGTCATGCTCACCCGGCGCCACGAAGTCCTCGCGCGGCGGGCCGTCGTACGTGCGGGCGACGTCGGCGTCGGTGCGCGCGCCCGCCGCGAAGTGCTGCTCCATCGTGATGCGGCCGCAGAGCCAGCCGTCGGACCCGTAGGTCGCGTGCAGCTGCTCGTACTCGCGCCGCTCGTCGGCGGACAGCGGCCACTCCTCGGTGACGATGCGGCCGTCGAGGGACGCCATCATGTGGCAGATCACGCGCGGGCGGCCTTCACTCGTGGTCATGGGGATCCGTCTCCCGGGTCATCTCGATCATCGTCGGACGGAAGCCGACGCTCGCGTACAGGCGCTGCGCCTGCGCGTTCGCGGCGGCGGTGGACAGCACGACGCGTGGAGCGCCGCGCGCCGCCAGCGCCGCCAGCGCCGCGTCGAGCAGCTGCCGTCCGATGCCGTGGCGCCGCCGATCGGGCTCCACGATGATGTCGTGCAGCACGCCTGCCGGCCCGCGCAGCGCCATGTAGTCGTAGCCCTCCACCGCGCCGTACGCGTAGCCGATCACGTCGCCGCGGTCGTCGGCCACCAGCAGCACGACGTCCGGGTCGTCGAGCTGCCGCACGAGGAAAGCGGCGTAGTCCGCCGGCGTGCGATCGCGCGCCGGCAGGAAGCGCCGCGCGTCCAGCTCGTGGTGCGACTCGACCAGCAGCGCGCCCAGGCGGCCGAGCCGCGGCATGTCGGTGGCGACGGCCGGGCGGATCAGGACTCCTCCGGTCGGGTCGAGCGTGCGCTGCGGCATCCGTGTCTCCCGTCGGGTCGGGCGTGTCGTTCGCGCCGGTCGGCTCCGACCGGAGCGGCGGCGCGCGTGGGATGGAATCAATGGTGTGGGCCGCCGGCGATCTACTTGACGCCGCTGCGCAGGGCATGTAGTCCCACTGCACGATCCCCGGCGAGCTCGGAGGCGAGGAGGAGCGATGGAGGTGTTCGAGATCATCATCGCGCTGCTGCTCGGCGGCGCGGCGCTGGCCGCGCTCGCCCGGCGCATGGGCGCGCCCTACCCCGCCCTCGTCGCGCTCGCCGGCGCCGCCCTGGCGCTCGTGCCCGGCGTGCCGACGCTGGTGCTCGATCCCGAGCTGGCGCTCGCGCTGTTCGTGGCGCCCGTGCTGGTCGACGCCGCGTTCGACGCCTCGCCGCGCGACCTGCGCGCCAACTGGCGCCCGATCGCGAGCCTCGCGCTCGGCGCGGTGGTGCTCACCGTCGTCGTCGTCGCCGGCGTCGCGCGGCTGCTGGTGCCAGAGCTGCCCTGGGCCGCCGCGATCGCGCTCGGCGCCATCGTCGCGCCGCCGGACGCCGCGGCCGCCACGACGGTGCTCAAGGCGCTCCGCCCGCCCTACCGCCTCCTCACGATCCTGGAGGGCGAGAGCCTGTTCAACGACGCGAGCGCGCTGCTGATCTACCGCATGGCGGTCGGCGCGACGCTGGCCGGCGCGCTCTCCGGCTGGAGCGTCGTGCCCACCCTGCTCGTCGTCACGATCGGCAGCGTGGTGCTCGGGCTCGCGCTCTCCCGCGTGACGCTCTGGGTCAACGCGCGCATCCGCGACGTCGCGACCGCGATCGTCCTCCAGTTCTGCAGCACCTTCCTCGTCTGGATCCTGGCCGAGAACCTCCACCTCTCGGGGATCATCACGATGGTGGTGTACGCGATGGCGGCGTCGCGCCGCGCGCCGGACATCATGCCCGCGCGCATCCGCATCCCCGCGTGGGCGGTGTGGGAGGTCGCGGTGTTCGTGCTGAACGTGCTCGCGTTCATCCTCGTGGGCTTCCAGCTCAAGGCGATCACGGCACGCCTCACGGTGGCGACGGGCGTGCGCTACGCGGCCATCGCGGCGGCCGTCACGCTGGCGGTGATCGTCGCGCGCATCGTGTGGGTGAGCGGCGCGGCGGCGGTGAGTCGCTGGCTCTGCCGCCCGCGCGCCGACGGCACGCCGGCCCCGGAGAGCGCGGTCGCGCTCACGCCGCGCGCCGCCGCGGTCGTCGGCTGGTGCGGCATGCGCGGCACCGTGACGCTCGCCGCCGCGCTCGCGCTGCCGACCCGCTTCCCCTTCCGCGACCTGATCCTCACGACCGCGTTCGGCGTCACGCTGACGACGCTCGTCGTGCAGGGGCTGACGCTGCGTCCGCTGCTGCTGCGCCTGCGGCTGGAGGACGACGGCTCGGTCGAGCGCGAGATCCGGCTCGCGCGCGTCGAGACGCTGCGGGCGGCGCTGGACGCGACGGCGCCGTTCGCGCGCGGTGGCGGCGCCGCGGGGCTGGTGCGGGAGAGCTACGCCCTCCAGCTGCAGCACGCCGAGTCGGACGGGAGCGATGGCGCGCAGGAGGATCAGGCGGTCGTGCGCGCCACCGGTGAGGCGCAGCGGCATCGCCTGCTGGCGCTGCGCAGCGACGGCACCATCGGCGACGCGGCCTTCCAGCGCATCGAGGAGGAGCTCGACTGGATGGAGCTCGGCTGGGCGCAGGTGGTGCGCTCCGAGCACGCCGACGAGCGCTCGCGCGCCGACGCACCACGCTGACGCACCGCGCTGGCGCTCCACGGCACGCGCGTCTGCCAGGACGTCGTCAGGGACGCTCGGCAGGGTGGACCTGCGCCCGGGGCGCGTCCAGATTCGGGACGGCTCCACCCGTCCACGCCTCACCTCCGACGTCTCCCGTCATGCGACTCCCTTCCGTCGTCTCCGTCCTCGCGCTCGCGGCGACCGCCACCACGCTGCACGCGCAGGGTCCCATGCGCGTCGCGCCGAGCGGCCGCGCCACGACCGAGGTCGAGCTCACCTTCGTCGACAGCGCGGCGCGCGCGGCCGCGCAGCCCGCGAAGATCCGCATCGACTACGGCCAGCCGCACCTGCGCGGCCGCCGGCTGGGGACCGACAGCCTGGTGCCGTACGACAAGGTGTGGCGCACCGGCGCCAACGCGCCCACGACGCTGACGACCGACGTCGACCTCGTGATCGGCGGCGCGAACGTGCCGAAGGGCAGCTACATCCTGCAGACGATCCCGGGCCGCACGGGCTGGAAGCTGATGATCCAGCGGAACGGCGCGCAGTCGCAGGCCGCGCCCTCGACGGCGTTCGATCCCGCGATCGACGTCGCGCGCGTGGACCTGCGGCAGATGACGCTGCCCCTCGCGGTGGAGAGC
Protein-coding sequences here:
- a CDS encoding GNAT family N-acetyltransferase, coding for MPQRTLDPTGGVLIRPAVATDMPRLGRLGALLVESHHELDARRFLPARDRTPADYAAFLVRQLDDPDVVLLVADDRGDVIGYAYGAVEGYDYMALRGPAGVLHDIIVEPDRRRHGIGRQLLDAALAALAARGAPRVVLSTAAANAQAQRLYASVGFRPTMIEMTRETDPHDHE
- a CDS encoding cation:proton antiporter, translating into MEVFEIIIALLLGGAALAALARRMGAPYPALVALAGAALALVPGVPTLVLDPELALALFVAPVLVDAAFDASPRDLRANWRPIASLALGAVVLTVVVVAGVARLLVPELPWAAAIALGAIVAPPDAAAATTVLKALRPPYRLLTILEGESLFNDASALLIYRMAVGATLAGALSGWSVVPTLLVVTIGSVVLGLALSRVTLWVNARIRDVATAIVLQFCSTFLVWILAENLHLSGIITMVVYAMAASRRAPDIMPARIRIPAWAVWEVAVFVLNVLAFILVGFQLKAITARLTVATGVRYAAIAAAVTLAVIVARIVWVSGAAAVSRWLCRPRADGTPAPESAVALTPRAAAVVGWCGMRGTVTLAAALALPTRFPFRDLILTTAFGVTLTTLVVQGLTLRPLLLRLRLEDDGSVEREIRLARVETLRAALDATAPFARGGGAAGLVRESYALQLQHAESDGSDGAQEDQAVVRATGEAQRHRLLALRSDGTIGDAAFQRIEEELDWMELGWAQVVRSEHADERSRADAPR
- a CDS encoding DUF2911 domain-containing protein; this encodes MRLPSVVSVLALAATATTLHAQGPMRVAPSGRATTEVELTFVDSAARAAAQPAKIRIDYGQPHLRGRRLGTDSLVPYDKVWRTGANAPTTLTTDVDLVIGGANVPKGSYILQTIPGRTGWKLMIQRNGAQSQAAPSTAFDPAIDVARVDLRQMTLPLAVESLTFWLIPTLQPAGQTGAPRGELRLAWGTIGLATDWSVR